One genomic window of Metopolophium dirhodum isolate CAU chromosome 4, ASM1992520v1, whole genome shotgun sequence includes the following:
- the LOC132942624 gene encoding F-box only protein 33 has translation METVNWNSLPSLALHQVFTHLSPESRVAASSTCKHWRTALYHPQFWHSLVLDISSAGTSYAEVKSKVKHANKNLVTLVRDIHLAFDSRSTQCFELASSVVKALMGNQLLRNVDIELNHCELSKDEIFQYRWSIQNYFEFAILNVVQKGNIEGFSFGYFMFYYWNALIHMLSKYSCDSLKRLELAGLGPSIFNEESKTTCFNSTFDSMSSLINLKKLSLDLNSNTCKLLPALCSMSQLEILVLHVHNELDIDISDDIWADIKKYCPKLELRLTIINCHIVAKHLHTKLLRPSMPLTHLKVLFCNVMNIEVLHKLLDYRSTFQSLIWVDEQSMNPAGLLKGHWHLEPSADGIETNPLIILSWVCSKLTELVVLGYFIEPVDVCGIARLRGSNLKRYELLEEDICFHQPQTEMIYDEVILDVSNWMDTNWKPLNKNNLFVSHSHYILKCISKDLTTKLDIN, from the exons ATGGAAACCGTCAATTGGAACTCTCTTCCCAGCCTGGCTCTCCACCAGGTGTTCACTCACCTATCACCTGAATCCAGAGTGGCCGCTTCGTCCACTTGCAAACACTGGAGAACCGCTCTATACCATCCGCAGTTCTGGCACAGTCTGGTTCTGGACATATCGTCTGCTGGAACTTCATATGCTGAAGTCAAGTCTAAAGTGAAGCACGCCAATAAGAACCTAGTGACGTTGGTACGTGACATCCACCTTGCATTTGATTCCCGTAGCACTCAGTGCTTTGAATTGGCGTCATCTGTTGTCAAGGCGTTGATGGGCAATCAACTGTTGAGAAACGTTGACATTGAACTCAATCACTGTGAGTTGTCGAAGGACGAAAT atttcAGTACAGGTGGTCAattcaaaactattttgagtttgCTATTCTCAATGTCGTGCAGAAAGGAAACATCGAAGGGTTTAGTTTtggatattttatgttttactatTGGAATGCTTTGATTCATATGCTATCCAAATATAGTTGTGATAGCTTAAAACGTTTGGAACTAGCTGGATTGGGACCATCGATTTTTAACGAAGAGAGCAAAACGACATGTTTTAATTCTACTTTTGATAGTATGTCATCGCTAATCAATTTAAAg aaattaagttTAGACCTAAATTCCAATACGTGCAAATTGCTTCCAGCATTGTGTTCAATGTCTCAATTGGAAATCCTTGTTTTACATGTTCATAATGAGTTGGATATAGATATAAGTGATGATATTTGGgcagatattaaaaaatactg CCCGAAACTTGAACTAAGATTAACAATTATCAACTGTCATATTGTTGCTAAGCACCTTCATACTAAGTTACTTCGTCCATCAATGCCATTGACACATCTCAAAGTTCTTTTTTGTAATGTA ATGAATATTGAAGTATTACATAAATTACTGGACTATAGAAGTACATTTCAATCATTAATTTGGGTTGACGAACAATCAATGAACCCTGCTGGCTTACTTAAAGGACATTGGCATCTTGAACCTTCTGCAGATGGCATTGAAACTAATCCACTGATAATATTGTCATGGGTTTGCAGCAAACTTACAGAACTTGTTGTATTGG GATACTTTATTGAACCAGTGGACGTATGTGGAATTGCAAGACTGAGAGGTTCTAACTTAAAACGGTATGAATTACTAGAAGAAGATATTTGCTTTCATCAACCACAAACTGAAATGATTTATGATGAAGTTATTTTA GATGTATCAAACTGGATGGATACAAATTGGAAaccgttaaataaaaataatttatttgtaagtcATTcacattacattttgaaatgtatttctaaagatttaacaacaaaattagatattaattaa
- the LOC132942656 gene encoding transcriptional repressor p66-alpha isoform X2, with protein sequence MIMASQMEIDDDVVDLSISSRTSQSLRDEPLSLKCTQPDEAHIHMNGHLVNGFSSTGNDSSEESDDDMPLELPPSPKDVTPPEEVCEREKLVRVLKENLRTEEMTLVLLKKLQQSQQINQIPQSVTITPQAAHTKDHSNLLSSQLPTGKSAQPPMPHVPHHAKPPPPPLNRLPSSSRSNVHQSHQSMSSNPLMGSSRLPPSNGLQNLQRSSNGRSSHSAHSAHSAHSSPSITLERVMKDHHSSNTSQSERLRNDDGQTPAQRQAAAKLALRKQLEKTLLQIPPPKPPPPEMHFIPNPSNTEFIYLLGLEHVVDFITNGEMIEASIPKDPYKCSQCDSNFTPVWKLEKPSRNKESKIICELCVTSNVKKSLKAEHTNRLKTAFVKALQQEQEIEQRLAQVSPPSSVSPAPVHPIHINPPMPSVPKPAPAPKRNPTPPQPHKMHPSDPTGGKFNAAAAAHLALQQQMLRGLSPHPAAAMLQFAPLLYPYQLAMAQASGKNSAAAVAANLAELQRQAVDLQRQYLMEMMPQQGQSRSASQTPTSAHNWKS encoded by the exons ATG ATAATGGCATCTCAAATGGAAATTGATGACGATGTCGTTGATTTAAGTATAtcaag TCGTACAAGTCAATCACTGAGAGATGAACCACTTTCCTTAAAATGTACTCAGCCAGATGAAGCTCACATCCATATGAATGGGCATTTGGTTAATGGTTTCTCCTCAACTGGCAATGATTCTTCAGAGGAAAGTGATGATGATATGCCCCTTGAACTCCCACCATCCCctaag gaTGTGACACCACCCGAAGAGGTGTGTGAAAGAGAAAAACTTGTCAGAGTTTTAAAGGAAAATCTCCGAACAGAGGAAATGACTTTGGTGCTGTTGAAGAAATTGCAACAATCACAACAAATTAACCAAATTCCTCAGAGTGTCACCATAACACCTCAGGCAGCTCATACTAAAGATCATTCTAATTTGTTGTCATCCCAATTGCCGACTGGGAAGTCAGCTCAACCGCCAATGCCTCATGTACCTCATCATGCAAAACCACCACCGCCCCCATTAAATCGCTTg ccatcGTCATCAAGATCTAATGTCCATCAATCTCACCAGTCTATGTCTTCAAATCCCTTAATGGGTTCAAGTAGATTACCTCCTTCCAATGGTCTACAAAATTTGCAGAGGTCATCCAATGGTCGATCATCACATTCTGCACATTCGGCACATTCAGCGCATTCATCACCTTCAATTACACTTGAACGAGTAATGAAAGATCACCATTCCTCCAATACTTCCCAATCg GAACGTTTGAGAAATGATGATGGTCAAACACCTGCTCAGAGGCAAGCTGCTGCTAAATTGGCCCTTAGAAAACAATTGGAGAAAACACTAttacaa ATTCCACCACCAAAACCTCCACCACCTGAAATGCATTTTATTCCAAATCCATCAAACACAGAATTTATTTACTTACTGGGATTGGAACATGTTGTTGATTTCATAACAAACGGTGAAATGATAGAAGCCAGCATACCCAAAGATCCATATAAGTGTTCTCAATGTGATTCAAACTTTACGCCGGTTTGGAAATTGGAAAAACCTTCTAGAA ataaagaatctaaaattatatgtgAATTGTGCGTCACTAGCAATGTAAAGAAATCTCTCAAAGCGGAACATACAAATCGACTGAAGACTGCGTTTGTGAAAGCTCTTCAACAGGAGCAAGAAATAGAACAAAGATTGGCTCAAGTATCGCCGCCATCTTCTGTTTCCCCAGCGCCTGTGCATCCAATTCATATAAATCCACCAATGCCGTCCGTGCCCAAGCCAGCGCCTGCACCGAAACGTAACCCAACACCTCCACAACCGCATAAGATGCATCCTTCGGATCCGACAGGTGGTAAATTTAATGCTGCAGCTGCAGCTCACCTTGCCCTCCAACAACAAATGCTCAGAGGATTATCACCTCATCCAGCAGCTGCCATGTTGCAGTTTGCACCACTTTTGTATCCATACCAACTAGCCATGGCGCAAGCTAGTGGAAAGAATTCGGCTGCTGCGGTAGCCGCAAACCTTGCTGAACTACAAAGACAGGCAGTTGATTTGCAACGACAGTATTTAATGGAGATGATGCCCCAACAAGGCCAGTCCCGGTCTGCATCACAAACACCCACGTCTGCGCACAATTGGAAATCATGA
- the LOC132942656 gene encoding transcriptional repressor p66-alpha isoform X1 translates to MIMASQMEIDDDVVDLSISSSRTSQSLRDEPLSLKCTQPDEAHIHMNGHLVNGFSSTGNDSSEESDDDMPLELPPSPKDVTPPEEVCEREKLVRVLKENLRTEEMTLVLLKKLQQSQQINQIPQSVTITPQAAHTKDHSNLLSSQLPTGKSAQPPMPHVPHHAKPPPPPLNRLPSSSRSNVHQSHQSMSSNPLMGSSRLPPSNGLQNLQRSSNGRSSHSAHSAHSAHSSPSITLERVMKDHHSSNTSQSERLRNDDGQTPAQRQAAAKLALRKQLEKTLLQIPPPKPPPPEMHFIPNPSNTEFIYLLGLEHVVDFITNGEMIEASIPKDPYKCSQCDSNFTPVWKLEKPSRNKESKIICELCVTSNVKKSLKAEHTNRLKTAFVKALQQEQEIEQRLAQVSPPSSVSPAPVHPIHINPPMPSVPKPAPAPKRNPTPPQPHKMHPSDPTGGKFNAAAAAHLALQQQMLRGLSPHPAAAMLQFAPLLYPYQLAMAQASGKNSAAAVAANLAELQRQAVDLQRQYLMEMMPQQGQSRSASQTPTSAHNWKS, encoded by the exons ATG ATAATGGCATCTCAAATGGAAATTGATGACGATGTCGTTGATTTAAGTATAtcaag cagTCGTACAAGTCAATCACTGAGAGATGAACCACTTTCCTTAAAATGTACTCAGCCAGATGAAGCTCACATCCATATGAATGGGCATTTGGTTAATGGTTTCTCCTCAACTGGCAATGATTCTTCAGAGGAAAGTGATGATGATATGCCCCTTGAACTCCCACCATCCCctaag gaTGTGACACCACCCGAAGAGGTGTGTGAAAGAGAAAAACTTGTCAGAGTTTTAAAGGAAAATCTCCGAACAGAGGAAATGACTTTGGTGCTGTTGAAGAAATTGCAACAATCACAACAAATTAACCAAATTCCTCAGAGTGTCACCATAACACCTCAGGCAGCTCATACTAAAGATCATTCTAATTTGTTGTCATCCCAATTGCCGACTGGGAAGTCAGCTCAACCGCCAATGCCTCATGTACCTCATCATGCAAAACCACCACCGCCCCCATTAAATCGCTTg ccatcGTCATCAAGATCTAATGTCCATCAATCTCACCAGTCTATGTCTTCAAATCCCTTAATGGGTTCAAGTAGATTACCTCCTTCCAATGGTCTACAAAATTTGCAGAGGTCATCCAATGGTCGATCATCACATTCTGCACATTCGGCACATTCAGCGCATTCATCACCTTCAATTACACTTGAACGAGTAATGAAAGATCACCATTCCTCCAATACTTCCCAATCg GAACGTTTGAGAAATGATGATGGTCAAACACCTGCTCAGAGGCAAGCTGCTGCTAAATTGGCCCTTAGAAAACAATTGGAGAAAACACTAttacaa ATTCCACCACCAAAACCTCCACCACCTGAAATGCATTTTATTCCAAATCCATCAAACACAGAATTTATTTACTTACTGGGATTGGAACATGTTGTTGATTTCATAACAAACGGTGAAATGATAGAAGCCAGCATACCCAAAGATCCATATAAGTGTTCTCAATGTGATTCAAACTTTACGCCGGTTTGGAAATTGGAAAAACCTTCTAGAA ataaagaatctaaaattatatgtgAATTGTGCGTCACTAGCAATGTAAAGAAATCTCTCAAAGCGGAACATACAAATCGACTGAAGACTGCGTTTGTGAAAGCTCTTCAACAGGAGCAAGAAATAGAACAAAGATTGGCTCAAGTATCGCCGCCATCTTCTGTTTCCCCAGCGCCTGTGCATCCAATTCATATAAATCCACCAATGCCGTCCGTGCCCAAGCCAGCGCCTGCACCGAAACGTAACCCAACACCTCCACAACCGCATAAGATGCATCCTTCGGATCCGACAGGTGGTAAATTTAATGCTGCAGCTGCAGCTCACCTTGCCCTCCAACAACAAATGCTCAGAGGATTATCACCTCATCCAGCAGCTGCCATGTTGCAGTTTGCACCACTTTTGTATCCATACCAACTAGCCATGGCGCAAGCTAGTGGAAAGAATTCGGCTGCTGCGGTAGCCGCAAACCTTGCTGAACTACAAAGACAGGCAGTTGATTTGCAACGACAGTATTTAATGGAGATGATGCCCCAACAAGGCCAGTCCCGGTCTGCATCACAAACACCCACGTCTGCGCACAATTGGAAATCATGA
- the LOC132942656 gene encoding transcriptional repressor p66-alpha isoform X3: MASQMEIDDDVVDLSISSSRTSQSLRDEPLSLKCTQPDEAHIHMNGHLVNGFSSTGNDSSEESDDDMPLELPPSPKDVTPPEEVCEREKLVRVLKENLRTEEMTLVLLKKLQQSQQINQIPQSVTITPQAAHTKDHSNLLSSQLPTGKSAQPPMPHVPHHAKPPPPPLNRLPSSSRSNVHQSHQSMSSNPLMGSSRLPPSNGLQNLQRSSNGRSSHSAHSAHSAHSSPSITLERVMKDHHSSNTSQSERLRNDDGQTPAQRQAAAKLALRKQLEKTLLQIPPPKPPPPEMHFIPNPSNTEFIYLLGLEHVVDFITNGEMIEASIPKDPYKCSQCDSNFTPVWKLEKPSRNKESKIICELCVTSNVKKSLKAEHTNRLKTAFVKALQQEQEIEQRLAQVSPPSSVSPAPVHPIHINPPMPSVPKPAPAPKRNPTPPQPHKMHPSDPTGGKFNAAAAAHLALQQQMLRGLSPHPAAAMLQFAPLLYPYQLAMAQASGKNSAAAVAANLAELQRQAVDLQRQYLMEMMPQQGQSRSASQTPTSAHNWKS, from the exons ATGGCATCTCAAATGGAAATTGATGACGATGTCGTTGATTTAAGTATAtcaag cagTCGTACAAGTCAATCACTGAGAGATGAACCACTTTCCTTAAAATGTACTCAGCCAGATGAAGCTCACATCCATATGAATGGGCATTTGGTTAATGGTTTCTCCTCAACTGGCAATGATTCTTCAGAGGAAAGTGATGATGATATGCCCCTTGAACTCCCACCATCCCctaag gaTGTGACACCACCCGAAGAGGTGTGTGAAAGAGAAAAACTTGTCAGAGTTTTAAAGGAAAATCTCCGAACAGAGGAAATGACTTTGGTGCTGTTGAAGAAATTGCAACAATCACAACAAATTAACCAAATTCCTCAGAGTGTCACCATAACACCTCAGGCAGCTCATACTAAAGATCATTCTAATTTGTTGTCATCCCAATTGCCGACTGGGAAGTCAGCTCAACCGCCAATGCCTCATGTACCTCATCATGCAAAACCACCACCGCCCCCATTAAATCGCTTg ccatcGTCATCAAGATCTAATGTCCATCAATCTCACCAGTCTATGTCTTCAAATCCCTTAATGGGTTCAAGTAGATTACCTCCTTCCAATGGTCTACAAAATTTGCAGAGGTCATCCAATGGTCGATCATCACATTCTGCACATTCGGCACATTCAGCGCATTCATCACCTTCAATTACACTTGAACGAGTAATGAAAGATCACCATTCCTCCAATACTTCCCAATCg GAACGTTTGAGAAATGATGATGGTCAAACACCTGCTCAGAGGCAAGCTGCTGCTAAATTGGCCCTTAGAAAACAATTGGAGAAAACACTAttacaa ATTCCACCACCAAAACCTCCACCACCTGAAATGCATTTTATTCCAAATCCATCAAACACAGAATTTATTTACTTACTGGGATTGGAACATGTTGTTGATTTCATAACAAACGGTGAAATGATAGAAGCCAGCATACCCAAAGATCCATATAAGTGTTCTCAATGTGATTCAAACTTTACGCCGGTTTGGAAATTGGAAAAACCTTCTAGAA ataaagaatctaaaattatatgtgAATTGTGCGTCACTAGCAATGTAAAGAAATCTCTCAAAGCGGAACATACAAATCGACTGAAGACTGCGTTTGTGAAAGCTCTTCAACAGGAGCAAGAAATAGAACAAAGATTGGCTCAAGTATCGCCGCCATCTTCTGTTTCCCCAGCGCCTGTGCATCCAATTCATATAAATCCACCAATGCCGTCCGTGCCCAAGCCAGCGCCTGCACCGAAACGTAACCCAACACCTCCACAACCGCATAAGATGCATCCTTCGGATCCGACAGGTGGTAAATTTAATGCTGCAGCTGCAGCTCACCTTGCCCTCCAACAACAAATGCTCAGAGGATTATCACCTCATCCAGCAGCTGCCATGTTGCAGTTTGCACCACTTTTGTATCCATACCAACTAGCCATGGCGCAAGCTAGTGGAAAGAATTCGGCTGCTGCGGTAGCCGCAAACCTTGCTGAACTACAAAGACAGGCAGTTGATTTGCAACGACAGTATTTAATGGAGATGATGCCCCAACAAGGCCAGTCCCGGTCTGCATCACAAACACCCACGTCTGCGCACAATTGGAAATCATGA
- the LOC132942656 gene encoding transcriptional repressor p66-alpha isoform X4: MASQMEIDDDVVDLSISSRTSQSLRDEPLSLKCTQPDEAHIHMNGHLVNGFSSTGNDSSEESDDDMPLELPPSPKDVTPPEEVCEREKLVRVLKENLRTEEMTLVLLKKLQQSQQINQIPQSVTITPQAAHTKDHSNLLSSQLPTGKSAQPPMPHVPHHAKPPPPPLNRLPSSSRSNVHQSHQSMSSNPLMGSSRLPPSNGLQNLQRSSNGRSSHSAHSAHSAHSSPSITLERVMKDHHSSNTSQSERLRNDDGQTPAQRQAAAKLALRKQLEKTLLQIPPPKPPPPEMHFIPNPSNTEFIYLLGLEHVVDFITNGEMIEASIPKDPYKCSQCDSNFTPVWKLEKPSRNKESKIICELCVTSNVKKSLKAEHTNRLKTAFVKALQQEQEIEQRLAQVSPPSSVSPAPVHPIHINPPMPSVPKPAPAPKRNPTPPQPHKMHPSDPTGGKFNAAAAAHLALQQQMLRGLSPHPAAAMLQFAPLLYPYQLAMAQASGKNSAAAVAANLAELQRQAVDLQRQYLMEMMPQQGQSRSASQTPTSAHNWKS; the protein is encoded by the exons ATGGCATCTCAAATGGAAATTGATGACGATGTCGTTGATTTAAGTATAtcaag TCGTACAAGTCAATCACTGAGAGATGAACCACTTTCCTTAAAATGTACTCAGCCAGATGAAGCTCACATCCATATGAATGGGCATTTGGTTAATGGTTTCTCCTCAACTGGCAATGATTCTTCAGAGGAAAGTGATGATGATATGCCCCTTGAACTCCCACCATCCCctaag gaTGTGACACCACCCGAAGAGGTGTGTGAAAGAGAAAAACTTGTCAGAGTTTTAAAGGAAAATCTCCGAACAGAGGAAATGACTTTGGTGCTGTTGAAGAAATTGCAACAATCACAACAAATTAACCAAATTCCTCAGAGTGTCACCATAACACCTCAGGCAGCTCATACTAAAGATCATTCTAATTTGTTGTCATCCCAATTGCCGACTGGGAAGTCAGCTCAACCGCCAATGCCTCATGTACCTCATCATGCAAAACCACCACCGCCCCCATTAAATCGCTTg ccatcGTCATCAAGATCTAATGTCCATCAATCTCACCAGTCTATGTCTTCAAATCCCTTAATGGGTTCAAGTAGATTACCTCCTTCCAATGGTCTACAAAATTTGCAGAGGTCATCCAATGGTCGATCATCACATTCTGCACATTCGGCACATTCAGCGCATTCATCACCTTCAATTACACTTGAACGAGTAATGAAAGATCACCATTCCTCCAATACTTCCCAATCg GAACGTTTGAGAAATGATGATGGTCAAACACCTGCTCAGAGGCAAGCTGCTGCTAAATTGGCCCTTAGAAAACAATTGGAGAAAACACTAttacaa ATTCCACCACCAAAACCTCCACCACCTGAAATGCATTTTATTCCAAATCCATCAAACACAGAATTTATTTACTTACTGGGATTGGAACATGTTGTTGATTTCATAACAAACGGTGAAATGATAGAAGCCAGCATACCCAAAGATCCATATAAGTGTTCTCAATGTGATTCAAACTTTACGCCGGTTTGGAAATTGGAAAAACCTTCTAGAA ataaagaatctaaaattatatgtgAATTGTGCGTCACTAGCAATGTAAAGAAATCTCTCAAAGCGGAACATACAAATCGACTGAAGACTGCGTTTGTGAAAGCTCTTCAACAGGAGCAAGAAATAGAACAAAGATTGGCTCAAGTATCGCCGCCATCTTCTGTTTCCCCAGCGCCTGTGCATCCAATTCATATAAATCCACCAATGCCGTCCGTGCCCAAGCCAGCGCCTGCACCGAAACGTAACCCAACACCTCCACAACCGCATAAGATGCATCCTTCGGATCCGACAGGTGGTAAATTTAATGCTGCAGCTGCAGCTCACCTTGCCCTCCAACAACAAATGCTCAGAGGATTATCACCTCATCCAGCAGCTGCCATGTTGCAGTTTGCACCACTTTTGTATCCATACCAACTAGCCATGGCGCAAGCTAGTGGAAAGAATTCGGCTGCTGCGGTAGCCGCAAACCTTGCTGAACTACAAAGACAGGCAGTTGATTTGCAACGACAGTATTTAATGGAGATGATGCCCCAACAAGGCCAGTCCCGGTCTGCATCACAAACACCCACGTCTGCGCACAATTGGAAATCATGA